The Enterobacter mori genomic interval GCTTCCAGACGACGCAGCGCATCGCTGAGCGGCTCACCCGCCAGGTGTTGATAAAGCGTATTCATCGCCACTCCTTAGTTTGCCGCGCGCCATGCGCCCACTGCGGGATCGCGCAGCTGAGGACGCAGGGTATCAATCAGGACAATATTCAGCGAGGTACCCGGAGTCACCCACGCGCCCCAGGTCTGTTTGGCTTCGGCAATGCGCGCCTGCAGTTTGGCGTCATCACTGGCGATCTCGCGGGAAATCTCTACCGCCACCGTGCCGTTGCTTTTCCAGCCGTTCAGGGCGTTGTCGTAAGGCAGGATCATCCAGCTTTGATCGCTGTTCTGCGTGCTGAACACCATGCGTTCTTTGTTGACGGAGGTGATCAGGGCGTTTTCAGGATCGGCGCTTTTGTTCAGGCCCATGACCGGGAAGCCGTGAACGTAGGTCACCGCCATCTCTTTCTGCTCGCCGTTGCGGGTCTGAGAGATAACGGTATGGCCGCTCAGCCAGCTGCCGTTGCCGCAGCGGGTGGTGTCGGTGTCCGGGATGAACAGTGCGGGCGCAGAGGAACCGCCTTCCCAGAACGTACGCAGATGGCAGCCGTCCTGAAGGGTAAATTCCTGCCAGGGCGTGCGGTCAGCAGCCACGGTACGGGCTTCAGCGTTCTGATCCGGCGGCAGCAGCACGCCGCTGGCGGCGGTACTGGCGGGAGCCGCCTGTTGCTGTTTCACCACCAGCGCCCAATCCTGCGCTTTCCCTGCGGTACCCTCAGCCAGCGTGACGCCGGCCGGGTCGTTAAGCGTCCAGCTGAGAGTATTCACTTTGCTGCACTGGTGTTCCAGCAGTGAGCCAAGGCGCGGCACAAAGTTTTCCAGCACGGAGACGTCTTTCTTACCGTTTGCCACAATACGCAGCGCCACTTCAGGCTTACACCAGCTCTGCGGCGTGTTGTCTTTGATGTTGTCGATCCAGATATCCAGCTTCTGCGCAGGCGACTGCACAATGCGGAAATTATCAGCCTGCGCGGTGGAGGTCACCGCCAGAAGTGCCAAACCCGATAGCCAAAGTTTCATATCGTTCCTTGTGTGTCTAATCAGTTCCGCAGGGAAGAAATTGCGCTGCGTCAGAGAGCGTATGCAGCAAAGTGGTGTCCTGAGGGTTGCCCATCCACACCGCCAGGGCCGTGTAGTTGTCCTGAGCATTCCCCTCCTGCTCACCATTCTTTTGAATGATTTGGTTCATTAAGGTCAGCCACTCCTGCGGCGTATTGACCATATGCAGCGACTGCTTCATTTGCTCTTCGCTGACGCCGTGCCAGAAACCGTCGGTGCAGAGTAAAAAGGCATCGCCGTCTTCCACCTGCACCACGTCGCTGTAGCTCGCTTCCGGCCCACCGTTTTCAATCCCCAGCGCGAGGTACAGCAGGTTGCTGTTGAGATCGTCGGTCTGATGCCCCGCATCCTTCATCTGCTGCACCAGGCTGTGGTCGGTGGTCACATGCCACAGCCAGCCACGGCGAAACAGATACAGGCGGCTGTCTCCGGCGTGCGCCCAGTAGGCCAGACGGTAATCCCGGTCAATAAACAGGCTCACCAGCGTTGTGCCCATTCTACGGTAATCCTGAACCGCCTGCTGTTCGCTGAGAATGGTGCGGTTCGCCGTTTGCACATAGTCGCGAATATGCTGCGCATTCAGGTGCTTGTCGCCATCAAAGCGGGAAATAATGCTGTTACGGGCCAGCTCAGCGGCCACCTCACCGCCCGGCAACCCCGCGATGCCGTCACAGACGACAAAGCAGGCTGAACGTTCCCCTATGGTTTCTCCCGTCTGATCCTGGTTGCTGGCGCGCGTCCCCTGGCGGGAGAGAGAAGCCGTTGCGATATTCATTTCTCTTCCGATCCGCTCTGTGAGTCTTTGTACTGATTCACCTCCATGTCGTACGCATGAAGGAACGCCTCGCCGAACAGGGTGTGGAAGTCATCCTCAATCTCGCCTGCCGTCTCGCCATAGCTGCGAACAAAGTAGTCCCACAGGGCGGCTTTGCGGCTGCCCGGCAGCGCAAGACGGGAGGTCATGCCGTTCTGCTTCGCCTGTTCTTCCAGCTGTTCCGGGTTAAAGGACTGCAGCATTGCGGCGATGATGGCGCGAATACCGGAGATCATCCCCAGCTGGTGCGCCTGCAAATCGATAAGCGCGTCGCGCACGGATTTGGTCGGCGGCATAAAGCCCGGCATCGGCGTACCGAACATCTGGATCAAGACGGTTTTCCCGGTCGGCAGGAGCTTGAACGGGTTGTTGGCATCGTCCAGCACCATGGTCATATCGGCTTTCACGCCGCGTTTGAGGATGGAGCGCGAGGAAAGCAGCGCCACGGTGCCCTGAGAGAACATGCCGAGGATCTGCCCCAGTTGACGCATATTCTCACGGTCAAACTGCGGGACGGGCTGCATTTCGCTCAGGCCCATGCCTTCCAGCAGCGCCTCGAGCAGCTCGCCCTGCAACACGTCGCCTTTCTCGCCGCTGTTAGCGGTGGCGGCTGGAGAGGCCGCATTATTGACCGGGTCGATACGCAGGCGGCCCTTCGGTGCCTGAGCGCTACTGCGCGCAACGGCCTGTGGGGTCGGCATGGTAAACCCTGCGTAATCCGGACGCGCGGGCTCTTCTTCAACAGCACGCGGGGCTTCCTGCGGCTCAGGGGCGAACAGCGGAGAATCGGCGAGTACATCCTCCTCCTCAACTGGCGCAGGCGTTGACTCCGACTTGTCTTCGACAATGTCATCCGGGTGCGTCAACGGTGCACCGCCCATCAGCCCGAGCGGGTCATCATTACGCGCGGCAGGTGCGCTGGCCGTACCGCCAAACAGGGCCAGCGGATCGAGTTCATCCGCCGCCTCTTCTTTAGGCTCGGCTGGCTTAGTTTCAACCGGCGGCACCAGCGTTGAGGGCGTAATGTCGTCAAAGATGCTCTCTTTTTTGAACAATGCTTCATCGCTGAACAGCGTGTCCGGGTCAACGTTCTTCCGCTCAAGCTTCGGATCGCTGTCGTTGAACATCGCCAGCGGATCTTCAGCGTTACGCTCTGGCGCAGCAGGCTGGGAGAACGGATCCTGTGACGCCGCAGGCTGAGGTTTTGTGCGGTTGCTTGAGATGCTGTCGGAGATGGAGAACTCCTGCATCAGGCTATCCCAGATCTCCGTTGGCACGGCGGTCGGCTCGGCTTTCCCGCGCGGTGCGGCACTCGCCGGTTTCGGCTGCGACGCGGGTGCTGGCGCGGCTGGACGAACCTGCTGCTGCATGCTGGCCGCCATGCGGCTCACCGGCTGCGTGTCGTGAATAATTTCAGCCACTTCGATGCGGTAGTCATCAATACCCAGAACGTCTCCATCCTGCAGCTCGACCTGACGCCCGCGCTCCAGTGGAATATCGTTCAACACCACGCGCGTAACGCTGCCGCGGTTAGTGACGCGACATTCGCCATTGGCATCAACGTGAACAATGGCCTGCAGACGCGAGATGGTGCGGTCATTGTCCGGCAATACCAGATTGTTATCCGTACCGCGCCCAATGGTGCCGCCCGGGGCGTAAAAATCACAGCTGCTTTGCGGCGGCTGATGACCGGGTTTCGTAGAAATAATCGTGAATCGCATGGCGTATTCCTGCTGGTATGATTAGCGCTCAAACGCTGCCGCTCTCGGGGCGAGAACGGCGGCGTTTGGGTGGTAACACATTCTATTCGGTCTGAGTGACCTTAAATTGGCCCGCAGCATTTTCTTCCAGAGTGAATCGCGCGGCATAACGCACAGAATCGTTTTTACCTGACACTTTCAGTGTCACATCATATTCTCCGGCTTGCCACGCGATACCACGCCACTGGTTGCACTGTTGAATATTTAACGTCACCGCAGGGCTATAGGTTGACGGTGGCGATATCGTTTTCCATTCATTTCCAGCTCTTTTCATAATGGTTGGAGAATGGCTGATGACCGGCGCTTCTAACCCGGAATTAGCGGGGATAGCAAAGCAGGGTTCATTGTTTTTAAGCGTAACCGAAAGCGGCTGATATTGTGCTGGATGAGACACACAGGCGCTCGCCATTAACGTGACCGCAAATACACCGAATAACTGTTTCATAACCATGCCCGCCGATCCTTAGGGTTCTTGAAATACAGAGATAACACCTGTTGATATTTATCCTTGAGATCCGGTCCGATAATCCCTTCAAATCCGGCAATATTTTGGAAGTCACCCAAGCCGTAATTAACCAGAAAAAAATAATCCGAAATGATAGAAGCCTGCTGTTCCATACCAAAATCCGACAATTTTTTATCCGGGGGTAAGGAATAATTGTAACTTGCAGCCCAACTGAATGCCCCTCGGGTACGAACATTCATTCCAATCTGATGCTGCAGAACATGCACCATCTCGTGAATAAACCAGTGTTTATAACGCGGAACTTCTGTCGAGAAGTCG includes:
- a CDS encoding PP2C family protein-serine/threonine phosphatase, giving the protein MNIATASLSRQGTRASNQDQTGETIGERSACFVVCDGIAGLPGGEVAAELARNSIISRFDGDKHLNAQHIRDYVQTANRTILSEQQAVQDYRRMGTTLVSLFIDRDYRLAYWAHAGDSRLYLFRRGWLWHVTTDHSLVQQMKDAGHQTDDLNSNLLYLALGIENGGPEASYSDVVQVEDGDAFLLCTDGFWHGVSEEQMKQSLHMVNTPQEWLTLMNQIIQKNGEQEGNAQDNYTALAVWMGNPQDTTLLHTLSDAAQFLPCGTD
- the tagH gene encoding type VI secretion system-associated FHA domain protein TagH, which encodes MRFTIISTKPGHQPPQSSCDFYAPGGTIGRGTDNNLVLPDNDRTISRLQAIVHVDANGECRVTNRGSVTRVVLNDIPLERGRQVELQDGDVLGIDDYRIEVAEIIHDTQPVSRMAASMQQQVRPAAPAPASQPKPASAAPRGKAEPTAVPTEIWDSLMQEFSISDSISSNRTKPQPAASQDPFSQPAAPERNAEDPLAMFNDSDPKLERKNVDPDTLFSDEALFKKESIFDDITPSTLVPPVETKPAEPKEEAADELDPLALFGGTASAPAARNDDPLGLMGGAPLTHPDDIVEDKSESTPAPVEEEDVLADSPLFAPEPQEAPRAVEEEPARPDYAGFTMPTPQAVARSSAQAPKGRLRIDPVNNAASPAATANSGEKGDVLQGELLEALLEGMGLSEMQPVPQFDRENMRQLGQILGMFSQGTVALLSSRSILKRGVKADMTMVLDDANNPFKLLPTGKTVLIQMFGTPMPGFMPPTKSVRDALIDLQAHQLGMISGIRAIIAAMLQSFNPEQLEEQAKQNGMTSRLALPGSRKAALWDYFVRSYGETAGEIEDDFHTLFGEAFLHAYDMEVNQYKDSQSGSEEK
- a CDS encoding putative T6SS immunity periplasmic lipoprotein, whose amino-acid sequence is MVMKQLFGVFAVTLMASACVSHPAQYQPLSVTLKNNEPCFAIPANSGLEAPVISHSPTIMKRAGNEWKTISPPSTYSPAVTLNIQQCNQWRGIAWQAGEYDVTLKVSGKNDSVRYAARFTLEENAAGQFKVTQTE